The Populus alba chromosome 4, ASM523922v2, whole genome shotgun sequence genome contains a region encoding:
- the LOC118033039 gene encoding uncharacterized protein → MAFNSLLRRASKSFLPLAVRSVGSPRTFPRAIPTVISVENRATLRNFLPFSHFSTEVTAQKPTADDNLIRVLETEIDCTEQPQDGENIPNEFPFKLEDNPGGRTISLNRKLQDETIKMEAGMPNVSIDVDDANGNVSTTKGSGQFMESGITAFRDEIRIDSLSIKNVIPVCFYLFAGGYMKERKSGLRNESSKTKRIVLLQRITAALLIPLIIIYKKVSSIFLPNLFLFRHINEGITEIMADYVHQEMTRNWILVYLRLFLLIVIKDVFLSFV, encoded by the exons ATGGCTTTCAACTCATTACTTCGCAGAGCCTCCAAATCCTTTTTGCCTCTCGCTGTCCGCTCCGTTGGATCTCCCAGAACCTTCCCCAGAGCTATCCCCACCGTTATCTCCGTTGAAAACCGCGCCACTCTACGAAACTTCCTTCCATTTTCACACTTCTCAACAGAAGTCACCGCACAGAAGCCGACCGCCGATGACAATCTGATTCGAGTCCTTGAAACTGAAATCGATTGCACCGAGCAACCCCAAGAT GGAGAGAATATCCCAAATGAATTTCCTTTCAAACTTGAAGATAATCCTGGAGGGAGGACCATTTCGCTAAATAGAAAGCTCCAAGATGAAACTATCAAAATGGAAGCTGGCATGCCTAATGTTTCAATTGATGTTGATGATGCCAATGGCAATGTGAGTACTACCAAGGGAAGTGGTCAGTTTATGGAGTCTGGTATCACTGCTTTCCGTGATGAGATCAGAATTGATAGCTTGTCAATTAAAAACGTTATTCCTGTTTGTTTCTATCTATTTGCGGGGGGGTATATGAAGGAACGAAAGAGTGGATTGAGGAATGAAAGCTCGAAGACTAAGAGAATCGTGCTTTTGCAAAGAATTACCGCAGCTTTGCTGATCCCTTTGATTATCATATACAAAAAAGTCTCTTCCATTTTCCTACCCAATCTCTTTTTATTCCGACATATAAATGAAGGGATCACAGAGATTATGGCAGATTACGTTCACCAAGAAATGACCCGAAATTGGATCTTGGTCTATTTGAGATTGTTCCTTTTAATTGTAATCAAAGATGTTTTCTTGTCTTTCGTTTAG
- the LOC118033040 gene encoding glutaredoxin-C9 — translation MQEAIPFRAYSPATTAGNRKLPGRDSRDHGGANSTSAGHVLVVTNGQECHVQKLVSENSIAIFGKRGCCMCHVVKKLLLGLGVNPPVFEVEEKEEDYVIKALSMINGDKGGKDADQVQFPVVFVGGKLFGGLERIMASHITGELVPILKDAGALWL, via the coding sequence ATGCAGGAAGCAATTCCATTTAGAGCCTACTCTCCGGCCACCACTGCCGGCAACCGGAAACTCCCGGGACGTGACTCACGTGATCATGGTGGTGCTAATAGTACTAGTGCTGGACATGTGCTAGTAGTGACCAATGGTCAAGAATGTCATGTCCAAAAATTAGTGTCAGAGAATTCGATCGCTATATTTGGCAAGCGCGGGTGTTGCATGTGTCATGTTGTGAAGAAGTTGTTGCTAGGGCTAGGTGTCAACCCACCGGTCTTCGAGGTGGAAGAGAAGGAGGAGGATTATGTGATCAAGGCGTTATCAATGATTAATGGTGATAAAGGAGGGAAGGATGCTGATCAAGTGCAGTTTCCTGTGGTTTTTGTTGGAGGAAAATTGTTTGGAGGGCTGGAAAGAATCATGGCTTCTCATATTACTGGTGAGCTGGTGCCTATCTTGAAAGATGCCGGAGCTTTGTGGTTATGA